Below is a window of Ananas comosus cultivar F153 linkage group 9, ASM154086v1, whole genome shotgun sequence DNA.
GTTTAATATTGTAATTATTCCATCTTACTTGTAgcttatttaaaatttgttctGATCTTTTGTTTGCATATGTCCCTGTGTAAGTGCATCCATGTGCAACTAGTAACTTTATATTGGTCTCTGTACCTCATATATTGTACCTACAAGTGTGGAACTTCGATTGTTTGTCATACTTCTATTAATTGGTGTGTTCTACCATAGTTGAAGCTTATGATTCCTATATAATCTGATCTGTTTTCAATCATGGCCAGGTATAAAAGGTAATATAATTTTGCCAAAATGGTATGACTTTGCTTCAAGCTTAGTATGTATAAGCTTGTTTCTTCTCAACTTGTAATACAAACAGTATGCGGTTCGACAATGATGAATAAAGCTTGCATTAGTCTTGAATGGTTTGGGGGGCAATAGGTGATCTATTGCAGCCACCATTCAGACTTGGGGCCTTTAATACCTGAGCCAACACATGATTGTTCAGCAGCAGCATGTAATTAATCTCCAACTCTCTTCTAACCTCCACTTATTAGGTTCAATTACTATTACTAGAGGTAAGTGACGGCTAAAAGTTTCATGTAACATGATTTCAAAAGTATGTTTTTGTCAACACgttgtaaaatattttccaACTGAATCATTTGGTCTAGGATTATGCAAACAAGTTGCTTCTCGCTTCTTTATCATGCTTACAGTTTAATATTGTAATTATTCCATCTCGCTTGTGGCATGCATGCTTTGGTATTTGTTCAGATCTATACAGAAATATAGTTTTATAGCAATGGGAGATCATTTGTTTCAAGCATTTTTAATCCCCGCTTGCTTCTTCTCAACTTGAAATACAAACGAAGCGCGCTCCGGCAATGATGAATAAAGCTTGCAACAGTCTTGAATGGTTTTGGGGGGCAATATGAGACCTATTGCAGCCACCATTCAGACTTGGGCCCTTTATTACCTGAGCCAACACATGAATCCTCTTCTAACCTCCAGGTATTGGGTTCATATTAATATTACTCGAGGTAAGTGACTGCTGCAAATTGCAAGTAACATGACAATTGGGAATTTCAAGTCTCTATAACTTAGTTACTGCTCCTGCAACCATGGTACTTCAATTGATTGATTCCTATTGTTAATTGTTGTTGCTGCAACTATGTATGACTTTGCTTATTCTCAACTTGAAATCTGCGTGTTACTCGCTCCGGCAATGATGAAGTAAAGAGCACTGGTCGTGAATGGTTGGGGGGCAGTGGGAAACCTCTTGCAGCCATCATTCTCACTTGAGCTCTTTATTACCTGAGCCATCACAGGGTAGGGGGGCAGTACATGCGGTATATTTGCCACTATGCCAGTGTGACTTTAAGTCATCCTAACCCAACATATGTTAAACACAGTACAGTTTACTTATATTGTCCTCTTTATTACTTAAGCTCAAGTTATTGCATAGATACATATTGCATCAGAGTTTTTTCTTCAAATGCAGTCATGGCTGGAGCAAACAATCAGCGTGTTTTTTCTTCAACACTTGTTGCCGATCTCATGACATTCttagatgaggaagaagattaTTGGGAAGAAGTGCATGCCTTACTTATCGAAGAGGGGGACTTTTCATTCCACAACACTATTTATAGGCAGCCTTGTCGAACTCGGCCATTTACTGGCCACGAGCTAATTCATGACATATTGCGTGGACACCCTGATAGAGGTTATCAACATTTCAGGATGACCACCACTATGTTTACAAGGCTTCGAGAAGAACTGGTTGGAAGGGGTTTTATACAAAATACTAGGCATTTAACTGCTGACGAGCAGCTTGGTATATTTCTATTTGGTACAGGTCATGCCGTGGCCAATAGAGTTTTGGCGGAAACTTTTCAACATTCTGGAGAAACGATTAGCAGGCATTTTAATAATGTACTGCGCGGCGTGGTTGAACTTAGGCATGACTACATCCAACTCCCACTATCAAATACAGGAGTACACCCTAGAATAAAGGAAAATCCGACATTCTATCCATTCAAGGTGAGTCGCAAGTTGAAACTTTgtgaaaacaaaatttgaaatctttggaGTCCCGAAATATTTGAAGCtaactattttatttatcttttgaaTTTAGAATGCAATTGGTGCAGTAGATGGGACTCACATACCGGTGGTTGTACGGAAGCATAAGCAACCAAGATATCGGTGTCGAAAAGGATTTACTTCTCAGAACATGATGGCCGCATGCTCGTTTGACCATCAGTTTCTATTTGTGTGCACCGGGTGGGAGGGTTCTGCAGCTGATATGAGGGTACTGCGATGGTGTTGCGAGAGTGGCGGTTTCGCTGTCCCGGAAGGTCAGTAATGATTTGCAAGGTGATGTGTTTCTCAGCTTATCATTTGTCTAATTTTCATAAAGTGTTCTGGTGTGTGTAGGAAAATATTATCTTGTTGATTCTGGATATGCGAATACTGATCACTTCCTCGCGCCCTATCGAGGGGAACGATATCACTTGAGCCAATTTGATGTAAATGCACAAGCCCGAAGGCATCGAGGACCTCGAGATTTATATAATCATCGTCATGCTCAATTGCGAAACGTAGTTGAGAAAGCTTTTGGGATCCTAAAGAGGCGGTTCAAGGTGCTTCGACAAGCAACACCATTTCCCTACAAGGTGCAGTGTCGCATTGCCCTCGCATGTTGTGTCATACACAATTTCATCAAAAGACACCAAGGGACCGATAGGTACTTCAACATGCAAATGGACTCATTGCCGATGGACGACACACTTGATGAATCATCAGCTCCTGTTGGGCCAGACGAGTCTCGGAGAGGAGACGCCCTTCGCACTATGATAACAGGGCAACTTTGGAACAATAGATAGGAGGAAAATATTGAGAATGatgtaaatttgttttttactttatgcttttttttttccttctcaacTTATGTGCTGTGTCTTTAAACTGAAGTTATTGCGTGCTGTTTTCCATATCTTTGTAATTGGAAGTTAAGTTATGTTATGTTTGCACTGATTACTTTCAGCCGTAAAATGctttgattaattttaatatacaaattttgTTTTAGTTAATTGGTATGTTTGTTGATTGGAGTtgtattttaacttttagttcTCTGCATCAGTTTTGCAAACTGATTGtgttagaatattttaaatgAGAATTATGCTTTGTTATAATGTCGAATGATGTAACTAAATAATTTCGTCTCTTACAACTTTgctacaattaaaaaaaaaatcgattggCCGTACATCTAATTTTGTTATGTATTGTTGAGATTTCGTAACAAgtagaatatattttaaaaaacatattaattaacttaacattataaccaaataaataaaaaagtttatcaatttatcaaattttctaaACCAACATGTACTTGTATGTGTATTATTAACCATATATATGAAAGAGCACCCAAGGGCAAAATAggtatataaaaaatgtaacatTCATCTCTTTTCACTATTCTCAACTATTCCACCAAATTAACCAAATACAATTTCAGCTAATCCTTAGAATACCAGCTTTACCAACCAAACGGTATTTACATTTTATTCCTAAGTATTCTGGAATAACAAGCTATCCtagggttaaaaaaatttataccaaAGTTTTtaatccccgaaccaaacgcagcctaagaGGTGGGATAGCCTTTTCTTTGTGTTTGGGATAAGGGGCCGgaggataaccccttatcctcTCCCTATCCCGCAACTAAACGCTGGCTTATTAACTACTTTATAGTGATTCTCTTTCTTGCTCTGGCCTCCGTAGACGTAGGCTTCGGCCAAACCATATAAATCTCAGTGTTCTTAACTGTGCAATTACTGTAATttctctaaaatatataaaaattacctCAACTGTCACTTATTTGGAtttgactatctaatctttaaaaattttgattttactatttgaccttttaatttatttaatttgagccaATTTGTgattctttaactttaaaatttgaataagatGTTTATCTTTACGGGTTtggttagtatattttatcaatttatatagctataaatttattaaaataagtaattagcttaaattttatatcataaaagctatcaaattatttagatcaaacaaattgaaatgttgagtaataaaattaaaattttaaaaggttggatagttgaatcgatcaaaatgatctataattcAAGTGAGTTTTATGATTCCtcactctttctctcattcaaaACCGTTACATTtttgctttattattattattattattatcgttgacTAATTTGTTTATGCTATTTCTCGGTGCTCGATCGATCCCAACACTTAGCATTAGTGACATTTGGGAGTGCATTAGTGACATTTCGGAGTTAGTTTTCTTGACTGattatttttccttcttctttgccTTTTTTCTTCGTAAACGTGTATAGATCTTTTGTGAACTACAGTAAGTTTTGAAGTGCACATAGAAATGCAAATACGAAAAATACTTCCATCATAGtgcttatttttacagatttttctctttttaatttagCCAACTCAACATCATAACTCAATGGTATTTTCTAATCTTTTGGCAGATTATTCTAAAACCTGATACTTATTTTCTCACTTAATTGGCAAAGTATTTTACAACTTTTGATGAAAAGCATTAAATTCTAATAGGATTTGACAAAATGTTTTGAAATTGGAAGGAAGGTTAGATAGCTactaaaaaaaaccaaaaacaaaagaaaagaaaaggtaagtaacaaagtgatcaaaaatttgaagtttaaatataaaattgtttgTACCTTTTTCTCAATTCATAGATTTGGGCTAAACCATTTTAAATGTGATGAAGGCCAAAACAGAGATGCTCATTAGTCCATAACATAATGCCAGACtaaactttctttttatttttctttatgttttttttcttagtttttTTCAATTAAGTAGGGCActaattgttatatttggtttaaatttgtagttatctGAATTGGAAttaaattctaatctaattggaattagatataatttaatctaatttggcatatatggataaTGAGTCGAAAAATTGAATTAGATTAGACTTGTGTTTAgaaatccaattagattagagTTCCAATTAGACTCCATTTTGAAGccacatcatatatatatatatatatatatatatatgtatatatatatatatatgtgtgtgtgtgtatatatatatatatatgtagagttggactggactactattaatagcaaaatttattgttgctaccagttttttagcctttggatcaattcttttcattatttctaaccattggattaaatactataacccagtggagaccactcaactctagggggaccactcaactctaaacaactaatatcatcctgaccctacaatttttcatccaagggttaaaaacttgatagcaaaaaaagcattttactattaatagtcactacaacaaaaacggtctatagctacacttttaaatgtaggtacatgttaaaaaagtgctgctagctaaaattaccgacacttttaaaaagtgttgctatatgtgggtcgctaggtatatagtgacagttaaagagtgtcgttataacctaaaagagtgctgctaatttaccaacacttatttaagcatttagcaaccgccgaaactctattgcgttggctgcagtggcggaggaggacgacaggaaaggctcttcgtctagaatttcagtagattgagtgaagagagaagaaaagatggtaattgatttttcttttttttttcttttctgtttgtaatcgggctaaatggactgggtgtggtgggttgagtagaataattttttatttttggttagattggactttatatttaggccttagtagatgtttttttaagttttagtataaatgggatacttattcaaaagtgtcccaaacatgtgtccccataacctaattttgttgtagtgagtattccagcctaattctatatatatatatatatgtgtgtgtgtgtgtgtgtgtgtgtgtgtgtatatatgtatacatatatgtgtatatatatatatgtgtatgtatatatgtatatacatatgcggCCAAGCTAATGAAGCCGGAGCCATGACTCAAATTAGGCCatgtaaattaattaagttgttgGTGGTCACGTTGTGGCGGCGCGCGGTGTGCATTGCAGAGCCTCTGTTGGGGATCTAATTATGAAGGCGATGCTATGCATGTACATGTTAAGAAGACATGCTAATTAAACTGCATGTTGGAGAGAGTTGACCAAGCCTATTGGCCGTACGGT
It encodes the following:
- the LOC109714964 gene encoding uncharacterized protein LOC109714964 isoform X1; the encoded protein is MGTTPFGSTCGLLMYETSSFLFADYTVVSSRPLSAKTILTVMAGANNQRVFSSTLVADLMTFLDEEEDYWEEVHALLIEEGDFSFHNTIYRQPCRTRPFTGHELIHDILRGHPDRGYQHFRMTTTMFTRLREELVGRGFIQNTRHLTADEQLGIFLFGTGHAVANRVLAETFQHSGETISRHFNNVLRGVVELRHDYIQLPLSNTGVHPRIKENPTFYPFKNAIGAVDGTHIPVVVRKHKQPRYRCRKGFTSQNMMAACSFDHQFLFVCTGWEGSAADMRVLRWCCESGGFAVPEGKYYLVDSGYANTDHFLAPYRGERYHLSQFDVNAQARRHRGPRDLYNHRHAQLRNVVEKAFGILKRRFKVLRQATPFPYKVQCRIALACCVIHNFIKRHQGTDRYFNMQMDSLPMDDTLDESSAPVGPDESRRGDALRTMITGQLWNNR
- the LOC109714964 gene encoding uncharacterized protein LOC109714964 isoform X2, translated to MAGANNQRVFSSTLVADLMTFLDEEEDYWEEVHALLIEEGDFSFHNTIYRQPCRTRPFTGHELIHDILRGHPDRGYQHFRMTTTMFTRLREELVGRGFIQNTRHLTADEQLGIFLFGTGHAVANRVLAETFQHSGETISRHFNNVLRGVVELRHDYIQLPLSNTGVHPRIKENPTFYPFKNAIGAVDGTHIPVVVRKHKQPRYRCRKGFTSQNMMAACSFDHQFLFVCTGWEGSAADMRVLRWCCESGGFAVPEGKYYLVDSGYANTDHFLAPYRGERYHLSQFDVNAQARRHRGPRDLYNHRHAQLRNVVEKAFGILKRRFKVLRQATPFPYKVQCRIALACCVIHNFIKRHQGTDRYFNMQMDSLPMDDTLDESSAPVGPDESRRGDALRTMITGQLWNNR